The genomic region ATGCTTTCCGGCTGTCATGTATCTGAATGCAGCTTCGACTTCGTCCCtttgaaaaacttttctaCTGATTGGTTGGACGGCTCCGATAATAAGACCTTCGGCTAGTTTCTTTTGCAGTCTCATTTTTAGTTCAACATCTTGCTTCACCATCGAGAGTAAGTTATCCAACATGAcgctataaaatgtaatttctttcGAAAAGACAGACAAAtctaacttattgttagcaatAAAGTCAAACTTGCCAATTTCTAAGAAACGCCCTCCCTTTGCGAGACAACGAATAGAAGCCTGAAGCTTGTCTTCGGCTAACGAATTTAGTACGATATCTACGCCACGACCGTTAGTCTGTCGAAATATCATTTGTTCGAAACTAGTGTCGCGCGAATTTCCGATGTGATCTTCTGGAATAGATGGAAAAGTCTCTCTTATGAATTTTCGCTTTTCTGGTGTACCAACGGTGGTGAATATTTCGCAGCCTTCGTAAAGTGCAAGATAAATCGCCGCTTGACCTACGGCTCCAGTACCCGAATGAATTAATATCTTGtcgtttctttttatctttgttttgAAATATAGTGCGCAATAACAAGTGCTATAAGCACACGGGACTGTCGCAGCGTCTTCCATGGTCCATTTATCAGGAACGTACCAACATAAGCTTTTATCGATTACGTGCATGTTTGCTATGCAcctaaaatagaaaattattatttatagattttttacagatattttgtgtgagaaaaattaaactatacgttataaaaatcattttatctaaaataacaattatttaaagtatattatgaCTTTTTCAtaactatattaaatacttgaaaaaaataattagtatatattaacGTACTTATTTTCCCAAACTCCCATTACTCTGCGTCCAGCATTGTCAATACCAACATATTCTATACCTATCAAACATTCTTCGAGCCGACCACGAGACGCGAAATCATCCATAATAATTTTGCCAGTTGCTATCATTACATCTTTGAAATTAATGGATGCATACGCTATGCGAACGAGATTTTCGTGTTGATAATTCGCAGTCAACGGACCTTCAATCCAGCAAAACGAATGCAGATCACCCCGAATCTAATgtgataagatattttattgtagaaaaatataaaacaaaaaacttaattttcgtAAAAGTTTTGTATTTACCATTTGATTAACATAAGCGTGACGTGAAAGTTTTGGCACTGAAGATGCTAGCGGAAGATGTCTGTATGACCCCCATATCATTCCTGGAcgcaaaacatttataatgaGATCGTTCTGGAGTTGCTTTGCGTATAATGGCTCGTCTAGAGAAAATTTCGGCGCTGTCTCGTCTTGGATCAACACACCTCTTATTAATTCTCCACCTGGTTCTCTCCTCAAACAATTTACAAGACCTATTAAACCGCATTCCGAATCTTTTTCCCCAACTAAAATTATTCTCGCGACATTATTCTCAATATTTAAGATTGATTTTAGCTGCTCCAACCAAGAGAATTCGTAATTGTTAACAAAAATGATTTCTGTCTTTTTCTTCGagctttctcttttctttaaaagtaCAATATGTTCTATTTTCGTTCGTTTCTCAAGAACTATTTCTAAATCGTGCCTCTTCGCATTTGTAAGCTCATTTCTTGTAAGCGATTGTCCCCGTGTAAGTAAGAAACCACCATTTTTTAATGCCGATAGAATTTCTTTTAAGATTTCGCTCTTCTCATTTGTTAACAGATTCAATCCAGCAACCAATATCGCATTATCATCCTTTGATAGCTTCGCGGACTGcgaaatcttaatttttggAGGAAGAGTAATAGAATCAAAACGATCGGTTCtggttattaaattaatgttggGTTTAATTAGCGGCAGATTATCTACGACTTCGAGAAACAATGGAGACGCTAATTCTTCTATCATTATCTCGTCATCGTCTTCTATCAATtcgataatatttactttcGTTGTTTGATGATACTCCAGAACGAGATGCATCGATATGATTATGCCTTCGTGCAAGGAAATTTCAGCTCCATCGCAATGCGctacaaatctatattcttcGACAATAGGATTTCCTGTTGGTTTTCGACGGAATATGGAAGTAGCTTTTAAGCCACGAATTTCAATACCACCTGATACTATTGTTTCGAAATTATCGTATACGCGTACAGGAAGctctacaattaaaaattaacttttaaattattcttatcattatttaaaagaaaataatgtttatatctttttttactttttaacacattttttaattttacaactaccaaaatatattaaaaagatttaatatatataaaacagtttaacaaaaaaaaaaacggtttTTTTAAccaacatataaatatgtcttTTCACAAACTTACGCTTCTCTTCAGTTGTTATGTTTTGTATACACTGGATATGAAGCTTTGTATCAATCACCAGTTTTTGTATCTCCGTAGGAACATAAAGATTCCTCATATCTATCCCTAAGATTTTGATTTGCAACATATTATCCATAAATGTTACCCAATTATTCGTCCAAGCTATATGTCCTTGTTTTCCCGTAGTGGATGAACTTTTTAATCCTCGAAATAAATTGGCATATTGATATCCACGTAATTTAAGTTCTTTATAGATGTCTTTTGTCGTCATCACTTCTTCTTCatcttcaaaattttctaagaaatgacttgatattttttctttaacaggATCTGACGCAATGCGCGCTCTACCAGTAACAACAGCATTACTTCCTTCTGCTATTTCAAAATTTCCAGTgcctaaataataaaaaaatatattattatctttaatatttatttttatattacaaatattaaccGTATCAAAGTTTCTTGCAAACTACAAGTTTcctttttaaacaaaatttacctTTCTGCACCATTACTGTTAGATCTAGATCTCCCTGCTTTGGAACATGTGTTGCCCGAATAAACTtaacattttcaaatacaatCGGTATCTCATTAAGCCACTGACCCCTTAGCATTTTAATCGTTTCCCAAACGAGAAAAAGATATCCTGTGGCGGGCACCAAGTTCCTTCCATCGATTACGTGGCCgcttatatattcaaaagttTCGTCTTTCAACGTGACATTGACAATTCTTTCTCCGGAAGTAATCTTCTTTTGTGTTTTAAAACACATTACATACCAGTCTTCGGAATGATTCCATCTAGCATATCATAAGAAATATgcatcatttaaaaaaataatatttctctaaattttctttgaatatatatttaataaataaaatgttgagtATACTTAATTGATGGTGAAATCATTGGCGTTCCACGACTAACAGGAAATTGCACAATCGGATATAAATTCGCTAATTGCGGCTGCAAGCCATTGTTATAAAGTTTTCCCAGTCCTTGCAAAAATACTTTAACATTGTCTTCATGATTGCATTGTAGTAATGTAATATTGGTCATATCAAActgttcttttataatatactgaaAAATTTCTGGCCCGATTTCGAGAGTCACCGTATTTTTAGAAATCAGCTGCGCGGTTTCTTCAAAAAGTACAGGATCTAGTATATTATTTGCGAAGTATTCAGCGTAAGATAACTCAGCGCTATAAAACAATCTTTGCCACATTTGATTGTGCGTCATGGTATGCGGTATTATTCGATTTAGATAAGACAGCATCCTGGCTTTTACAGATGTCAAATGATGAAGAGAAATGTTGCTGCATTGAATTTCTTTAGCATAGATATTGTTAatctaaaaagtataaatatgaattaaatataattgtttattaaattaattttattaaaagtaaaatatttaattaaaagagagaaaatataataaaataacctgtaattttgttataaatgcctttattgatttttttggcCCATTTATAGAGCAAGAATGTGTTGCATTTGGATTGTTGTAAACTTCAATATCCGGcggacatatattttttgtcttcTCATAACTGAGACCAATGTCCGCCGTAgcattaagaattatttttgttttactcAAGGCCAATCCTATATAATACGAGGATAAAAGCACTTGTTCCATTGTAAAATTACCAGTCACGTATCCGCAACAAAGTTCGCCGATTGAATGACCAACAACATGGTCTGGCACGACATTTACGGATTTTAAAAGTTCAATTAATCCAatctaaagagaaaaataaagtattttttttgtaaattttaaataaattataaaatatttgcataatttatgcGCCACTAAaatggataatttttttacctgCATTACAGTAGTACCAACTAGCGAGttcaatatattgttaaagatTGCTTCGTGTTTACTCGTTAATACATTAATGATACGCATGCCACGTGTCTTTAAAATAGTATCACatttttctattgttttataaaatgccgGGAATCGTAGTAACGATTGACCTGTCAAcgcgtatattaaaataatttaatttgattgtgAAGTATTTTTTCTCTGATATGTGTAAAGTACAATACGTACCCATGCTAGACCATTGTAATCCTATTCcagaaaatacaaaacaaaTCGGCCTTCTTTTACTTGAATAATgttgtatttcttttatcattttaatcgatGCTTTAGATTCGATAATCGCGTATCCTCTGTAAGGGTGACCTTCTATATCGTCAGCGTAAAGATCATGTAATAACCGAATATATTCAATGTCCATCGGTTGACTCTtgatctaatatataaatttattaattttaataaaaaatattttgtataaatgtgCTTTTATTGGATATAAAACGCAAAAGTTCTGTGTACctcgtttaataataattcgacTGCTTGTTCAGTACGACCGGACACGATGACAAGTCGCGGCAAATCATCATTTGGCGCTCCTCCATTAACTTTTTGCTTCAAATTAGATTGTAGCAAAATATGACAATTGGCTCCGCCAAAGCCAAACGAATTAATACCCACAAAACCAGGTTTCAAAGGTGTTGGAGTGTTCACTACGCGTATAGTTCCTTCATCAAAAGCTTTAACACCTTTCCGTActtgtgttaaatttatatttggcgGAATTACACTGGTTTCCATCGCAATTATAACCTTATGgaagacaattttattaaagatctttctgtattttttcttctcttttattttcaaattattatttcttaaaattaaagcaTTAGGAGGAAAAAAGTAAcagtaataaactttttttaaattaaaaatttaatttaaatttgtgtatataatgttTGATGTAATAcctaaattaatagaatactttataaatttgttgtaaCTGTTATTATTACCTTAGCAATTTGACATAAACCTGCAGCAGCCTCAGAATGACCCAAATTTGATTTGACAGAACCAATTAACAGAGGTGTCTGCCTATTCTTGCAGAAAACTTTCTCAAGTGCGTTGATTTCTTCCGGATCGCCAACTTTGGTACCGGTACCATGAGCCTCCATAAAAGCTAAACAAGACGGTGATATATCGCATTCGTTGTAAAACTCTTGAAGCAAAGCTCCTTGCATTTCGCTGGACGGGAAAGTAATGCCTTGTTCTTTGTACCCATCACAATTTGTTTTGGCGTACACAACAGTTGCATATATTCTTTTAGCTGTCTTTgctttttgcaaatatactaCACTAATCGTTTCACTACGCATATAACCGCTTGCATTTTCATCAAACGATCTACAGAATCCGTCAGACGATAAAACTCCTAGAATCAAAACAGTTATGagttaatatgtataatggaatatatatttttaaatctttttcagatttatatatctcttatattttaaatttataagtttgAATGAACAACAATACCAAGTCGTGCAAATAGCAAGGTAAAATTGGGGTGTAAACAGAGATTTGCACCACCGACAATAGCAGCGTCACATTGCCCTGATCGCATGCTTCTATAAGCATGCTCCACAGCAAAGAGACTTGAACTGCAAGCGGTATCGACTGAGTAAGACGGGCCTGTTGTACCCAACCATTGAGAGATTCGATTTGCCAGCATAGCCTTGCTACATCCATAAATTGTGGGACCAGACAcctaaaatgtatatatcatttagAGAATTAGtatgtttcttttataatacttatatatttttagttgaaatCAATTGTTTAAacgtgttataataaaataccacttattaattttttttataaataacgcataaatatgaatttgttGTTGATGATAATactcattaataatattttgtatacctGCAGTTTTTCATAAAACCAATTTCCCTCTGATTCGGAAAAACACGCTCCGATAAAAATTCCAGTTTTTGTTCCACGTAAATCTTTCGGATTTACTCCTGCATCGACAATAGCTTCGTAGGTATGTTCTAACAGCATCCTTCCCATAGGATCTATCAAGGCTACCTCGTTGAAGggaatatcaaaatattctgcatcgaatttctccatattattgattttgcCTGTGCGTTGAGGTATTTCTGGGTGaactgtaaatttttaatcatttgattttaaacagaaaatatgCTTATACTTAaagatttgttattaattagttaatgtaattatgttaaataaatgataaagctAGATaaagtaatagaaataatagaaatataaataatatataaattatacataaaaatatacatatataaaataatagaattatactacatattttagagaataaattatataattttttacattacgtttacatatatgataaaattaaatattattaccgTGATCCCATCGTCGAGTGTCATTCGATCCAAGATCTACCTTGTTAAACAGATTCTCTTGAAGATGTTTTATGTTGTCAGATTCAGGAAATCTACCGGCGATACCAGAAATAACGATTTCATCTCCAGGTTCAATCTTAAGAATCGTAGGTTTCTTGCAgtccattttttaaatgcttttaataatcgataaaattaataatctagaatttgaaaagaaaaacataacaCAAATGTAAGAACGCAAAATTTCCTGATAATTattgacaatttaatatttttcctcgTGTTTTCACATTTGTTGTATGCTTGTCTTTTCAAATTACAGACCTTAATATTTTCgattc from Anoplolepis gracilipes chromosome 6, ASM4749672v1, whole genome shotgun sequence harbors:
- the LOC140666736 gene encoding fatty acid synthase-like, with translation MDCKKPTILKIEPGDEIVISGIAGRFPESDNIKHLQENLFNKVDLGSNDTRRWDHVHPEIPQRTGKINNMEKFDAEYFDIPFNEVALIDPMGRMLLEHTYEAIVDAGVNPKDLRGTKTGIFIGACFSESEGNWFYEKLQVSGPTIYGCSKAMLANRISQWLGTTGPSYSVDTACSSSLFAVEHAYRSMRSGQCDAAIVGGANLCLHPNFTLLFARLGVLSSDGFCRSFDENASGYMRSETISVVYLQKAKTAKRIYATVVYAKTNCDGYKEQGITFPSSEMQGALLQEFYNECDISPSCLAFMEAHGTGTKVGDPEEINALEKVFCKNRQTPLLIGSVKSNLGHSEAAAGLCQIAKVIIAMETSVIPPNINLTQVRKGVKAFDEGTIRVVNTPTPLKPGFVGINSFGFGGANCHILLQSNLKQKVNGGAPNDDLPRLVIVSGRTEQAVELLLNEIKSQPMDIEYIRLLHDLYADDIEGHPYRGYAIIESKASIKMIKEIQHYSSKRRPICFVFSGIGLQWSSMGQSLLRFPAFYKTIEKCDTILKTRGMRIINVLTSKHEAIFNNILNSLVGTTVMQIGLIELLKSVNVVPDHVVGHSIGELCCGYVTGNFTMEQVLLSSYYIGLALSKTKIILNATADIGLSYEKTKNICPPDIEVYNNPNATHSCSINGPKKSIKAFITKLQINNIYAKEIQCSNISLHHLTSVKARMLSYLNRIIPHTMTHNQMWQRLFYSAELSYAEYFANNILDPVLFEETAQLISKNTVTLEIGPEIFQYIIKEQFDMTNITLLQCNHEDNVKVFLQGLGKLYNNGLQPQLANLYPIVQFPVSRGTPMISPSIKWNHSEDWYVMCFKTQKKITSGERIVNVTLKDETFEYISGHVIDGRNLVPATGYLFLVWETIKMLRGQWLNEIPIVFENVKFIRATHVPKQGDLDLTVMVQKGTGNFEIAEGSNAVVTGRARIASDPVKEKISSHFLENFEDEEEVMTTKDIYKELKLRGYQYANLFRGLKSSSTTGKQGHIAWTNNWVTFMDNMLQIKILGIDMRNLYVPTEIQKLVIDTKLHIQCIQNITTEEKQLPVRVYDNFETIVSGGIEIRGLKATSIFRRKPTGNPIVEEYRFVAHCDGAEISLHEGIIISMHLVLEYHQTTKVNIIELIEDDDEIMIEELASPLFLEVVDNLPLIKPNINLITRTDRFDSITLPPKIKISQSAKLSKDDNAILVAGLNLLTNEKSEILKEILSALKNGGFLLTRGQSLTRNELTNAKRHDLEIVLEKRTKIEHIVLLKKRESSKKKTEIIFVNNYEFSWLEQLKSILNIENNVARIILVGEKDSECGLIGLVNCLRREPGGELIRGVLIQDETAPKFSLDEPLYAKQLQNDLIINVLRPGMIWGSYRHLPLASSVPKLSRHAYVNQMIRGDLHSFCWIEGPLTANYQHENLVRIAYASINFKDVMIATGKIIMDDFASRGRLEECLIGIEYVGIDNAGRRVMGVWENKCIANMHVIDKSLCWYVPDKWTMEDAATVPCAYSTCYCALYFKTKIKRNDKILIHSGTGAVGQAAIYLALYEGCEIFTTVGTPEKRKFIRETFPSIPEDHIGNSRDTSFEQMIFRQTNGRGVDIVLNSLAEDKLQASIRCLAKGGRFLEIGKFDFIANNKLDLSVFSKEITFYSVMLDNLLSMVKQDVELKMRLQKKLAEGLIIGAVQPISRKVFQRDEVEAAFRYMTAGKHIGKIVIQIQKENESINTPIPALPRYYCLASKTYIIFGGLGGFGLELADWLIIRGAENLVLVSRKGVRNGYQQMKIDLWKSYGVKVLIISNLDASNVNDCESILKTAEKLAPVDAIFNLAVVLNDKICQNHTVGTFQEPFKAKAWATRNLDRLSRKICPQLRHFVIFSSVSCGRGNAGQSNYGMANSVMERICEKRVQEGLHGLAVQWGAVGDVGLVADMQEDDKEMVIGGTLQQKISSCIEKLEEFLLQEQPVVASMVVAEKRSDAFGACNIVETVANIMGLKDLNNVARHTPLPELGMDSMMAVEIKQTLEREFDVFLTAQDIRYLNFAKLIDMFDKDISKDKNDRDENDLTGFKLFVRLVGNDCLIPDICVDLPTKKNKARDEIFLLPGIEGCSSIFDSLVQQIEAPATCLQHGVYNIGTSCTTINEIAAYLLQHILNKKKLNRDFVIVGYSMGSLIAIELARKLEEMNLQGRLVLIDGAPEQMKAMANQYLPFTTIVELENNVLLGIMDTIQPALSGKLLLELNKCMNWAEKLDIFISHVPSSYTHLSVENNKSLCTTIYKRLIAVHKYDVTQFSKIKSPITLLKPTIQALPFTREDYGLHKITKGKVEMFYIDGNHVTMMNNDKVVAAINGEYIESDKKLKLCITDDTKITSVQDVRARS